The sequence below is a genomic window from Novosphingobium sp. KACC 22771.
TAATCGGTGCTGAAGGCCGCCAGATTGAGACGCAGCTTGCGATTGAGGAGCGTGGATTTCAGACCAAGCTCATGCGTATTGGCCGTCTCGGGCCGGAAGGTCAGCTGACTGATGTCGTTCGGCGGTGATATGACGTCAAGCAAACGCGTGGTCCAACCACCCGACTTGAACCCCTGCGAGAACGAATAATACGTCATCAGATCGGACGAGAATTTGTACTCAGCCCCGGCCTTGAACGACACGTTACTGAACGACAGCTTGTTCTTGCCAACCGGGTAGACGCGCGTGGGATCGGTAGGGTCGGGCAGAATGGCCAAAACGGCGGGCGATAGAGGAAGAGCGGTGGGGTCCACTCCGCGCCCACGCAGGAAGAAAGAGTTCAGATCCTTCTGAAAGCCTTCAAACTCCTTATTTTCCTTAGTATAGCGCATACCAAAGGTCAGACCGAACTTGTCGGTGACATCAAAATGCTCATGCGCAAAAGCGGCGAAAGCCAGGTTGCTGAAATGGTTGTAGCCATAGACCTGCACCAGACCTTCGGCGAACACGGGGCTGTCGGTCAGATCGCCATCTTCCATGAAGTAATAAAGGCCGACGATGCTCTTCAGACGATTGTTGAGAGCGTTGTTACTGACCTGCAATTCCTGCGAAAATTGCGACTGGTTCATGTCGAAAGAGGCATCGTTCACCACTATCGGCGCGGCAGCATTCTCACTGCCAAAACGCGAATGCAAAGCACGATAGGCTGTGATCGACTTCACGGAAGTCGTGTCCGTCAGCGTCAGATTGGCAGTGGCCGAAACGCCCCCAGCTTTCAGGATGTCGAAATTGCTGCCGCGGGCATAGCTGGTGTCGATATTGCCGGTCAGCAAGGCATCACTGATCGGAAGGCGGTTGTTGTTGGGGTTGCTGTCGGTATTGACGCCAAAGTAGCTGGTCCCGACCGTCCCACGATTGCTGCAGATGAATGCGGGCGCTGCACCAAAAATGCAGCCGTTGTAGGCGGCCAGCAAGGTGCCATCGGTGGGCCCGGCAAAGGTCTTGATCAAGGTGGACGGACGTGCTGCCTGATCCGCATTCGTATAGTCGGCGCTAATCAAGAGGTTGAAGCGGGCGCTGGGAACCCATTTCAGCTTGCCGCGCAGATTGATCGCGTTTTCACCGCCCTGCGTATCAAAGCCGCCGGGGGCTCCGGCAGTTCGAAACTGGCCCAGGTCGCTGGTGCCGATCACGCCGGGGAAGGCAATGCGCTTCTGATAGCCGTCGCGCCGCTTGTAAGAGAAGGAAACCTGCGAGAACAACTGGTCACCGATCAGCGGCACATCAACCGATCCGCGCACATCGGTGCGGTTGAAACTGCCGCCCGTCAGTTCAAAGGCATATTTGAAATCCTTGCCAGGATCGCGGGTAACGATGTTCAGTGCGCCGCCGATCGTATTTCGTCCAAACAGCGTGCCTTGCGGCCCCTTGAGCACCTCGATCCGCTCCAGATCAAGCAAATCGGCCACTGCACCCAAGGAACGGGCAAAATAGACGCCATCGATATAGACGCCAACGCCCGGTTCCAGATTGAAGGCAAAGTCATTCTGCCCCACCCCACGAACCGATGCGACGAGGATC
It includes:
- a CDS encoding TonB-dependent receptor, which translates into the protein MRKRFSFLVASALVPLTPAWAQETPAQPKQESAVGEIVVTAQHRSENIQKVPIAISAFSNETLRQRGLTNIGQISSFTPNVDIKNTSGFAGSSQILVASVRGVGQNDFAFNLEPGVGVYIDGVYFARSLGAVADLLDLERIEVLKGPQGTLFGRNTIGGALNIVTRDPGKDFKYAFELTGGSFNRTDVRGSVDVPLIGDQLFSQVSFSYKRRDGYQKRIAFPGVIGTSDLGQFRTAGAPGGFDTQGGENAINLRGKLKWVPSARFNLLISADYTNADQAARPSTLIKTFAGPTDGTLLAAYNGCIFGAAPAFICSNRGTVGTSYFGVNTDSNPNNNRLPISDALLTGNIDTSYARGSNFDILKAGGVSATANLTLTDTTSVKSITAYRALHSRFGSENAAAPIVVNDASFDMNQSQFSQELQVSNNALNNRLKSIVGLYYFMEDGDLTDSPVFAEGLVQVYGYNHFSNLAFAAFAHEHFDVTDKFGLTFGMRYTKENKEFEGFQKDLNSFFLRGRGVDPTALPLSPAVLAILPDPTDPTRVYPVGKNKLSFSNVSFKAGAEYKFSSDLMTYYSFSQGFKSGGWTTRLLDVISPPNDISQLTFRPETANTHELGLKSTLLNRKLRLNLAAFSTDYDNMQVTVYNGLSPVFKNGGKATIRGFEAEAQAKLGELSINGSVGYLDAYYRQLSPGVTFAASNKLVNTPEWSAALGGFWRHALANGSALSLAADYSYKSNVHPDAENSRYLQSGNVGILDGSIGYTGRDERWSLTLGVRNLTDKRFVVGGFDQSSPGSVGFVSATYSPPRQWYLTLRVHD